The proteins below come from a single Tissierella sp. MB52-C2 genomic window:
- a CDS encoding histidine phosphatase family protein translates to MDIIMIRHGETEDNIRKIFSRDNTRLTDNGIQQIKKTKELLKHFNYNKIYYSPLTRTVETLENLELEGIEEERIREINFGIFTGKTFEEISEIYPMESKAWVEDSINYAIPQGESLIDVYSRLSEFLEEISKEEENILLVCHDCIIRLALCWIFDNPDYFFRFKVDNGSINIISIEDGFKYIKKLNYN, encoded by the coding sequence ATGGATATAATTATGATAAGACATGGAGAAACAGAAGATAATATAAGAAAGATATTTAGTAGAGATAATACTAGACTTACAGATAATGGTATACAACAAATTAAAAAAACTAAGGAACTACTAAAGCATTTTAACTACAATAAAATATACTATAGTCCCTTAACAAGAACTGTGGAAACTTTAGAAAATCTAGAGCTAGAAGGGATAGAAGAAGAAAGAATTAGAGAAATCAACTTTGGGATATTCACTGGAAAAACCTTTGAGGAAATATCAGAAATTTATCCTATGGAAAGTAAGGCTTGGGTAGAAGATTCAATTAATTATGCAATTCCTCAAGGGGAAAGCTTAATAGATGTATATAGTAGACTAAGTGAATTTTTAGAAGAGATTTCCAAAGAAGAAGAGAATATTTTATTGGTCTGCCATGATTGTATAATAAGACTTGCCTTATGTTGGATATTTGATAATCCCGATTATTTTTTTAGATTTAAAGTAGATAATGGAAGTATAAACATAATATCAATAGAAGATGGATTTAAATATATAAAAAAATTAAATTATAACTAA
- a CDS encoding response regulator transcription factor — protein sequence MAKILIVEDDKSINDLIAMNLSVVGYDCEKVFDGDMAVKMIRNNQYDLILLDIMLPGVSGIDLLRSNIGENTKVILITAKSGLKDKLEAFNLGAYDYIVKPFEMLELIARVKVALKGSHTQENIKIKDVEIRLKEHKVLKSGREVELTILEYNLLETLVINRNVALSREKLLELVWGYDFTGDSRTVDVHIMKLRKKLDFEDVIKTVYKMGYRLEVSQ from the coding sequence ATGGCAAAAATTCTAATAGTTGAAGACGATAAATCCATAAATGATTTAATAGCAATGAATCTTTCTGTTGTTGGATATGACTGTGAAAAGGTATTTGACGGCGATATGGCTGTAAAAATGATAAGGAATAATCAGTATGATTTAATACTATTGGATATTATGTTGCCAGGAGTCAGTGGTATTGATTTATTAAGATCAAATATAGGTGAAAATACTAAAGTAATTTTAATTACTGCAAAAAGTGGATTAAAGGATAAATTGGAGGCTTTTAATCTTGGAGCCTATGATTATATAGTAAAACCATTTGAAATGCTAGAGTTGATTGCTAGGGTAAAGGTTGCCTTAAAAGGCAGCCATACACAAGAAAATATAAAAATAAAAGATGTGGAGATTAGATTAAAAGAACATAAAGTCTTAAAATCTGGTAGAGAAGTTGAATTGACCATTTTAGAATATAATTTATTAGAAACACTTGTTATAAATAGGAATGTGGCTTTATCAAGGGAGAAACTATTAGAACTTGTTTGGGGCTATGATTTCACAGGTGATAGTAGAACAGTAGATGTACATATTATGAAATTACGTAAAAAGTTAGATTTTGAGGATGTTATAAAAACGGTTTATAAAATGGGTTATAGGCTTGAGGTAAGCCAATGA